In Vicugna pacos chromosome 1, VicPac4, whole genome shotgun sequence, a single window of DNA contains:
- the TMEM207 gene encoding transmembrane protein 207 isoform X1 — protein MSRSRPLSVTSVISKPGILCLPLFQLVLSDSPCEENEVCTSYKDQYTNGWYIWFLLLVFLVTLFCGVVFFCLQCWLRPPQNGSARRTMAVFAVGDLDPVNGTEAAVNPNAGIHVRIQNPELYPVPCFGTLGPPPPYEETLKSTPF, from the exons ATGTCGAGATCCAGACCTTTAAGTGTCACTTCAGTGATCTCAAAACCAGGAATCTTATGTTTGCCACTATTCCAG TTGGTGCTATCGGACTCGCCATGTGAAGAAAATGAAGT GTGCACAAGCTACAAAGATCAATACACAAATGGCTGGTATATCTG GTTTTTGCTGCTGGTTTTCCTGGTCACCCTTTTCTGTGGAGTCGTGTTCTTCTGCCTCCAGTGCTGGCTGAGGCCACCCCAAAATGGTTCCGCAAGACGCACCATGGCTGTTTTTGCTGTTGGAGACTTGGACCCTGTGAACG ggACAGAAGCAGCTGTGAATCCAAATGCTGGAATTCACGTTCGAATCCAAAACCCCGAACTGTACCCTGTTCCATGTTTTGGCACTTTAGGGCCCCCACCTCCATATGAAGAAACCCTAAAATCAACCCCATTTTAG
- the TMEM207 gene encoding transmembrane protein 207 isoform X3, with protein sequence MNSRKRAQLERCTSYKDQYTNGWYIWFLLLVFLVTLFCGVVFFCLQCWLRPPQNGSARRTMAVFAVGDLDPVNGTEAAVNPNAGIHVRIQNPELYPVPCFGTLGPPPPYEETLKSTPF encoded by the exons ATGAATTCAAGGAAGAGAGCTCAACTGGAGAG GTGCACAAGCTACAAAGATCAATACACAAATGGCTGGTATATCTG GTTTTTGCTGCTGGTTTTCCTGGTCACCCTTTTCTGTGGAGTCGTGTTCTTCTGCCTCCAGTGCTGGCTGAGGCCACCCCAAAATGGTTCCGCAAGACGCACCATGGCTGTTTTTGCTGTTGGAGACTTGGACCCTGTGAACG ggACAGAAGCAGCTGTGAATCCAAATGCTGGAATTCACGTTCGAATCCAAAACCCCGAACTGTACCCTGTTCCATGTTTTGGCACTTTAGGGCCCCCACCTCCATATGAAGAAACCCTAAAATCAACCCCATTTTAG
- the TMEM207 gene encoding transmembrane protein 207 isoform X2, which produces MSRSRPLSVTSVISKPGILCLPLFQVHKLQRSIHKWLVYLVFAAGFPGHPFLWSRVLLPPVLAEATPKWFRKTHHGCFCCWRLGPCERDRSSCESKCWNSRSNPKPRTVPCSMFWHFRAPTSI; this is translated from the exons ATGTCGAGATCCAGACCTTTAAGTGTCACTTCAGTGATCTCAAAACCAGGAATCTTATGTTTGCCACTATTCCAG GTGCACAAGCTACAAAGATCAATACACAAATGGCTGGTATATCTG GTTTTTGCTGCTGGTTTTCCTGGTCACCCTTTTCTGTGGAGTCGTGTTCTTCTGCCTCCAGTGCTGGCTGAGGCCACCCCAAAATGGTTCCGCAAGACGCACCATGGCTGTTTTTGCTGTTGGAGACTTGGACCCTGTGAACG ggACAGAAGCAGCTGTGAATCCAAATGCTGGAATTCACGTTCGAATCCAAAACCCCGAACTGTACCCTGTTCCATGTTTTGGCACTTTAGGGCCCCCACCTCCATATGA